One Desulfurellaceae bacterium genomic region harbors:
- a CDS encoding amidohydrolase family protein: MMTLPQPYPDLQGACFVCHPAEPGEPSLTRRQLLVQGALAGAAFGAATPAPQSAAAPPRQDTPPDRDCIIEAPWGLVFQNGRLSLLPECAVRVRRDRIEAVTSGRMPGDTPRIRATGQLLLPGLISGHTHTCSATPTRGIIEGGRSYARPLELVELLSTEDLDALTASNLAELLRSGCTTQVEMSLSLRQAESYVRIAGRWGVRGYPGGMIPGIGRLFPIWFRQADQVLTDSEQLTLDEIEANRRFSLAHNGAEDGRIRPQMAPHATDTHTPKTMAAILTAAKEIGNGIHIHLSQSAQETHTVERLWGKRPAVWLDDLGFYTQPVFGAHFTGIDLARDLPFLAKKNLTYAHCPSGGGAGGSSGTQPYPEALAAGVRTTIGIDTHSNDYIENLKLAVLYGRARARLLQPSSPVPLHLPTVWDAVEGATLGAAKGLGRDDIGRIAPGAKADLCTVDVSGFLSGVGAVPPEPLNNLLYAHGLSVQHVMTDGRFQVFQGRLVCDDAEQVQKRGGAVVQKIWAQLRDENWFASG, from the coding sequence ATGATGACGCTCCCCCAGCCATACCCAGACCTCCAGGGCGCCTGCTTTGTGTGTCATCCGGCAGAGCCTGGAGAGCCGAGCCTGACCCGCCGGCAGCTTCTGGTCCAAGGCGCGCTGGCCGGGGCGGCTTTTGGAGCGGCCACGCCTGCCCCGCAGTCCGCCGCTGCCCCACCGCGCCAAGACACGCCGCCCGACCGCGACTGTATCATCGAAGCCCCATGGGGGCTGGTTTTTCAGAACGGCCGTCTCAGCCTGCTGCCCGAGTGTGCGGTTCGGGTGCGCCGCGACCGTATCGAAGCCGTCACCAGCGGTCGGATGCCGGGCGACACGCCCCGCATCCGCGCTACCGGCCAGCTCCTGCTGCCGGGTCTGATTTCCGGCCATACCCACACCTGTTCGGCGACCCCGACCCGGGGAATTATTGAGGGCGGCCGCTCCTACGCCCGCCCGCTCGAACTGGTCGAGCTGCTGAGTACGGAGGATCTGGACGCCCTGACCGCCTCCAACCTGGCCGAGCTGCTTCGCTCGGGCTGTACGACCCAGGTCGAGATGAGCCTCAGCCTGCGCCAGGCCGAGTCCTATGTGCGTATTGCCGGGCGCTGGGGCGTGCGGGGCTATCCGGGCGGCATGATTCCCGGTATTGGCCGGCTGTTTCCGATCTGGTTTCGCCAGGCCGACCAGGTCTTGACCGACTCGGAACAGCTCACCCTGGACGAGATTGAGGCCAACCGCCGCTTTAGTCTGGCTCACAACGGGGCTGAGGACGGTCGTATTCGCCCTCAAATGGCTCCCCACGCCACAGACACGCACACCCCCAAGACCATGGCTGCCATCCTGACCGCAGCCAAGGAAATCGGCAACGGTATTCACATCCATCTGTCCCAGAGCGCCCAGGAAACCCATACGGTCGAGCGCCTGTGGGGCAAACGTCCAGCCGTGTGGCTGGACGATCTGGGCTTTTATACCCAGCCCGTTTTTGGCGCCCACTTCACCGGGATTGACCTGGCCCGCGACCTGCCGTTTCTGGCCAAGAAAAATCTGACCTACGCCCACTGTCCGTCCGGGGGCGGGGCCGGGGGCAGCAGCGGAACCCAGCCCTACCCCGAGGCGCTGGCCGCCGGTGTCAGAACGACGATTGGCATTGACACCCATTCAAACGACTACATCGAAAACCTCAAACTGGCGGTTCTGTACGGCCGTGCCCGAGCCCGTCTGTTACAGCCCAGCAGCCCGGTGCCTCTGCACCTGCCCACAGTCTGGGATGCGGTGGAGGGCGCCACCCTGGGCGCGGCCAAAGGACTGGGCCGGGACGACATCGGCCGTATTGCGCCGGGGGCCAAAGCCGACCTGTGCACGGTCGATGTCAGCGGCTTCCTGAGCGGGGTCGGAGCCGTGCCCCCCGAGCCGCTCAACAACCTGCTGTACGCCCACGGGCTGAGCGTCCAGCATGTGATGACCGACGGCCGCTTCCAGGTTTTTCAGGGTCGCCTGGTGTGTGACGATGCCGAGCAGGTCCAAAAACGCGGCGGAGCCGTTGTGCAAAAAATCTGGGCTCAGCTGCGGGACGAGAACTGGTTCGCCTCAGGATAA
- a CDS encoding cupin domain-containing protein: MSDDKFPVAIVAAEAPLRAKASNYPEPFASRMAGRQKRPLGSVFGLSNFGVNLTRLAPGAVSALRHAHSRQDEFIYILTGHPLLMTDDGETSLSPGMCAGFKAGTGNGHHLINRTDEDVVYLEIGDRSADDGVSYPDDDIQAVLDKDGQWQFVHKDGTPY, from the coding sequence ATGAGTGATGACAAATTCCCAGTCGCCATTGTGGCCGCAGAAGCCCCGCTGCGGGCCAAAGCGTCGAATTATCCTGAGCCCTTTGCATCGCGGATGGCAGGTCGGCAGAAACGCCCGCTGGGCAGTGTGTTTGGGCTGTCAAACTTTGGCGTGAATCTCACCCGGCTCGCTCCAGGCGCGGTCTCTGCGCTGCGCCATGCCCACTCGCGTCAAGACGAGTTCATTTATATCTTGACGGGCCATCCGCTGTTGATGACAGACGACGGCGAGACCTCGCTGTCTCCCGGCATGTGCGCCGGATTCAAAGCTGGTACAGGCAACGGGCATCACCTCATCAACCGCACGGACGAGGATGTCGTGTACCTCGAAATCGGCGACCGCAGCGCGGACGATGGCGTTTCCTATCCTGACGACGATATACAAGCGGTCCTTGACAAAGACGGACAGTGGCAGTTTGTCCACAAAGACGGCACCCCATACTGA
- the lipA gene encoding lipoyl synthase, translating into MEYARPDGRQSEQPQPLRRRHPAWIKVRMPGGPGYTRTKGIVSSLKLNTVCEEAHCPNIGECWGHGTATFMLMGDVCTRNCRFCAVKHGHMARLDPDEPRRVADAALKMGLSHIVVTSVNRDDLPDGGAAHFAETVRQLKRANPGSTIEVLTPDFQGNEAAVTTVAEAPLDIYNHNTETVPRLYKKVRPGAKYERSLRVLQRVKEVRPELRTKTGLMLGLGETYEELMAVFGDLRAVGCDILTLGQYLRPSKEQLPVERYVHPDEFTALGQQAREIGFRHVESGPLVRSSYHAWKHVE; encoded by the coding sequence ATGGAATATGCGCGGCCTGACGGCCGACAGTCCGAACAGCCTCAGCCGCTGAGGCGTCGCCACCCCGCGTGGATCAAGGTGCGGATGCCCGGCGGACCGGGCTACACCAGGACCAAGGGGATCGTGTCGAGCCTCAAGCTCAACACGGTGTGCGAGGAAGCCCACTGTCCCAATATCGGTGAATGTTGGGGCCACGGCACGGCCACGTTCATGTTGATGGGGGACGTGTGTACCCGCAACTGTCGTTTCTGCGCGGTCAAGCACGGGCATATGGCCAGGCTTGACCCGGACGAGCCGAGGCGCGTGGCCGACGCCGCGCTGAAGATGGGCCTGTCTCACATCGTCGTCACGTCGGTGAATCGGGACGATTTGCCCGACGGCGGAGCCGCCCATTTTGCCGAGACGGTCCGCCAGCTGAAGCGAGCCAACCCGGGCAGCACGATTGAAGTGCTGACGCCCGACTTCCAGGGCAACGAAGCTGCGGTAACCACCGTTGCCGAGGCTCCCCTGGACATCTACAACCACAACACCGAAACGGTGCCCCGGCTGTATAAGAAAGTCCGGCCCGGCGCCAAATACGAGCGCTCGCTGCGCGTCTTACAGCGGGTCAAAGAGGTCCGCCCGGAGCTGCGGACCAAGACCGGCCTGATGCTTGGCCTAGGCGAGACCTACGAGGAGTTGATGGCCGTGTTTGGCGATTTGCGCGCGGTCGGGTGCGACATCCTGACCCTCGGCCAGTATCTGCGACCGTCCAAGGAGCAGCTGCCGGTCGAACGCTACGTCCACCCCGACGAATTTACGGCACTGGGCCAGCAGGCCCGGGAGATTGGTTTTCGGCACGTTGAGTCGGGTCCCCTGGTGCGCAGCTCCTACCACGCCTGGAAGCACGTCGAGTGA
- a CDS encoding CoA transferase, translating into MAHSAASPGAKPQRRRPLDGVRVIDLTKIVAGPNATRMLATMGAEVIRVEWHDQRALDLLRGVQPRAPGGAADSLNRSGLFNNINPGKYGITLNMSLPQGRDLFKRLIARSSVLCENYSPGQMDRWELGYEVLREINPELIYLQISGMGKSGTYDDYLSVGPTAQALSGLTHMSGLPDPMPPAGWGYSYLDHSTGYYGAMHVLMALIQRRKTGQGCYIDLSQAETGLMVSGTATLEAQLSGKPTRRYGNRMPVADWAPHGAYPCRGDDAWITLAVQTDDQWRELVAEMGSPEWAGEARFQTAAGRKAAEDELDRRLAEFTTNEERYDLMARLQGRGVPSGAVQKSVDRFTRDPQLKARGAFVSLPHSEIGTWPIEDFPARVQNMRLSVGGLPGRGAPCMGEDNDKVYRDVLGLSVEEIAQLREDWII; encoded by the coding sequence ATGGCACACTCAGCAGCCTCCCCAGGGGCGAAACCGCAACGCCGACGCCCGCTCGACGGCGTGCGCGTCATCGATCTGACAAAAATTGTCGCCGGTCCGAACGCCACCCGTATGCTGGCGACCATGGGTGCCGAGGTGATCCGGGTTGAATGGCACGATCAGCGGGCGCTCGACCTGCTGCGCGGGGTCCAACCCAGAGCGCCCGGCGGCGCGGCCGACAGCCTCAACCGCAGCGGCCTGTTCAACAACATCAACCCCGGCAAATACGGCATCACCCTCAACATGAGCCTGCCCCAGGGCCGCGATTTGTTCAAACGTCTGATCGCCCGCTCCTCGGTCCTGTGCGAGAACTACAGCCCGGGCCAGATGGACCGCTGGGAACTCGGCTATGAGGTCTTGCGCGAGATCAACCCCGAGCTGATCTATCTGCAGATCAGCGGCATGGGAAAGTCGGGCACCTATGACGACTATCTGAGCGTCGGGCCCACCGCCCAGGCTCTGTCGGGTCTGACCCATATGTCGGGGCTGCCCGATCCCATGCCGCCGGCCGGCTGGGGCTATTCGTATCTCGACCACTCCACCGGCTACTACGGGGCGATGCATGTGCTGATGGCGCTGATCCAGCGGCGCAAGACCGGCCAGGGCTGCTATATCGATCTGTCCCAGGCCGAGACCGGGCTGATGGTGTCTGGAACGGCCACGCTCGAGGCCCAGCTGAGCGGCAAACCCACCCGGCGCTACGGCAACCGGATGCCGGTGGCGGACTGGGCGCCGCACGGCGCCTATCCGTGTCGGGGAGACGACGCGTGGATTACTCTGGCGGTCCAGACCGACGACCAGTGGCGGGAGCTGGTGGCTGAGATGGGTTCGCCTGAGTGGGCCGGCGAAGCCCGCTTTCAGACTGCGGCCGGACGCAAGGCGGCCGAAGACGAGCTCGACCGACGGCTGGCCGAGTTCACAACGAATGAGGAGCGCTACGATCTCATGGCGCGGCTCCAGGGGCGCGGGGTGCCGTCCGGCGCGGTCCAGAAGTCGGTTGATCGCTTTACCCGCGACCCGCAGCTGAAGGCGCGTGGCGCGTTTGTGTCCTTGCCCCACTCCGAAATCGGGACCTGGCCGATTGAGGATTTTCCGGCCCGCGTCCAAAACATGCGGCTCAGCGTCGGTGGGCTGCCGGGGCGGGGCGCTCCGTGCATGGGCGAGGACAATGACAAGGTGTATCGTGACGTGCTCGGGCTCTCGGTTGAGGAGATTGCCCAGCTCAGAGAGGACTGGATCATTTGA
- a CDS encoding amidohydrolase, whose amino-acid sequence MALDYGNIIDADGHILEPLDAWEKYIDPAYRDRALRIRRHDGREVLELDGKPSRFFNIQTLTGLGAMGKSSQEIAELMEQSYPGNAPFGSMDPKERVALLDREGIAKAILYPSLGLTWECELEDAELSLAYAQAYNRWLCDFCADSDGRLIAIAHISLADPVKAAAELERSVRAGARGAFVAPYTLTRIPHAHPDHDTFWATAQDLDVPVAIHPMAEHPKIRTYQRFDGMGKARWMQNALGMQGPQQAFYGLFQWGLFDRFPKIKAVVLESGAGWIGAALDRMDTTYETSLGDSVPLKEKPSFYFKRQCWISGDPDERALAHIIDYVGQDRFFWATDYPHFDHPGNYMDELQELVAPLSETARRNLLGDSAAQVYGI is encoded by the coding sequence ATGGCACTCGACTATGGCAATATCATCGACGCCGATGGACATATCCTCGAACCCCTCGACGCCTGGGAGAAATACATCGACCCGGCCTACCGTGACCGGGCGCTGCGCATCCGCCGCCACGACGGCAGAGAGGTGCTGGAGCTGGACGGTAAGCCCTCGCGCTTCTTTAATATCCAGACGCTGACCGGGCTGGGGGCAATGGGCAAAAGCAGCCAGGAGATAGCGGAGCTGATGGAGCAGTCCTACCCGGGCAACGCGCCGTTCGGCTCCATGGACCCCAAAGAACGCGTCGCCCTGCTCGACCGGGAGGGTATTGCCAAAGCCATCCTGTATCCGAGCCTGGGTCTGACCTGGGAGTGCGAGCTGGAGGACGCCGAGCTGTCCCTGGCCTACGCCCAGGCCTATAACCGCTGGCTGTGCGACTTCTGCGCCGACTCGGACGGCCGCCTGATTGCCATTGCCCATATTTCGCTGGCCGATCCGGTCAAAGCCGCAGCCGAGTTGGAACGCTCGGTGCGAGCCGGTGCCAGAGGCGCGTTTGTGGCGCCCTATACGCTGACCCGCATCCCCCACGCCCACCCCGACCACGACACCTTCTGGGCCACAGCCCAGGACCTGGATGTCCCGGTCGCCATCCACCCCATGGCCGAACATCCCAAGATTCGGACCTATCAGCGCTTTGACGGCATGGGCAAGGCGCGCTGGATGCAGAACGCGCTGGGCATGCAGGGCCCTCAGCAGGCGTTTTACGGCCTGTTCCAGTGGGGCTTGTTTGACCGCTTCCCAAAGATCAAGGCGGTCGTGCTGGAGTCCGGGGCGGGCTGGATCGGGGCGGCCCTGGACCGCATGGACACGACCTATGAGACCAGCCTGGGCGATAGCGTACCGCTCAAGGAAAAGCCCAGCTTTTATTTCAAGCGTCAGTGCTGGATTTCGGGCGACCCGGACGAGCGGGCGCTGGCCCACATCATCGACTATGTAGGCCAGGACCGGTTTTTCTGGGCGACCGACTATCCCCACTTTGACCACCCCGGAAACTACATGGACGAGTTGCAGGAGCTGGTTGCGCCGCTGTCGGAGACGGCCCGCCGCAACCTGCTGGGCGACAGCGCGGCTCAGGTGTACGGCATTTAG
- the lipB gene encoding lipoyl(octanoyl) transferase LipB, whose protein sequence is MRLRCCDLGLVEYGRALALQEACVEQRRGGDGQDTLLLLEHPPVYTLGRGADERFVLNPGQVPVRRVSRGGQVTFHGPGQLVGYPILALSGRRRDVHAYIRRLEDVLMQTLASYGLPARRREGLTGVWCGEDKIASIGIGIRRWVTFHGFALNVDPDLSYFDKIIPCGLADVRMTSMARALGRPMTVQAVKSRLAEIFAATFGYQAGTLSEETLWNMRGLTADSPNSLSR, encoded by the coding sequence ATGCGGCTGCGGTGTTGCGATCTGGGTCTGGTCGAATATGGGCGCGCCCTGGCGCTGCAAGAGGCGTGTGTCGAGCAGCGGCGTGGGGGAGACGGCCAGGACACGCTGCTGCTGCTCGAACATCCGCCCGTGTACACCCTGGGGCGCGGGGCGGACGAGCGCTTTGTGCTGAACCCCGGCCAAGTGCCGGTCCGGCGGGTCAGCCGGGGCGGGCAGGTGACCTTTCACGGACCGGGCCAGCTCGTCGGCTATCCGATCCTGGCCCTGTCCGGTCGGCGTCGGGATGTCCACGCCTATATCCGCCGTCTCGAAGACGTGTTGATGCAGACTCTGGCCAGCTACGGTCTGCCGGCCCGGCGGCGTGAGGGCCTGACCGGCGTGTGGTGTGGTGAGGACAAGATCGCCTCAATCGGCATCGGTATCCGCCGCTGGGTGACGTTTCACGGCTTTGCCCTCAACGTCGATCCCGATCTGTCGTATTTTGACAAGATCATTCCGTGTGGCTTGGCCGACGTGCGGATGACCTCAATGGCGCGTGCGCTCGGTCGTCCGATGACTGTCCAGGCGGTCAAGAGCCGGCTGGCTGAAATCTTTGCCGCCACCTTTGGGTATCAAGCCGGGACGCTCTCGGAGGAAACGCTATGGAATATGCGCGGCCTGACGGCCGACAGTCCGAACAGCCTCAGCCGCTGA
- a CDS encoding pyridoxal phosphate-dependent aminotransferase yields the protein MSVSRLTHITQIGVEQMGALADSLEDPEVLRLENLDTDLRPPASALAFTKRAVDDDAANSYLPFFGLDSVRQAAARLVARQSGQAYDWKTECLISAGGLSGILNVLLATLEPGDEVVLTDPIYVGLVNRVRLAGGVPRFVPLLPSAQGWRLDVAALASLDPHPIKAALLMSPSMPTGAVFTREEWSALIAFCQQAECWLINDAAMERIVYDGRPVVHPAAFPGMRERVISVGSASKEYRMIGWRVGWVVGPADIVADVARVSISNVVCQTGLAMGAVATAINAPDDGIATCVEEWQHRRAVLLDELRDFVVIPPHGGWSFLLDVSPLGLDGVTASQRLLASGKIAATPMVNWGSANSKNYVRFVFANEPVERLRGVGERVKRALL from the coding sequence ATGTCCGTCTCACGCCTGACGCATATCACCCAGATCGGCGTCGAACAGATGGGCGCGCTGGCGGACAGCCTCGAAGACCCCGAGGTGTTGCGGCTGGAAAATCTCGATACCGACCTGCGCCCGCCAGCCAGCGCCCTCGCCTTCACCAAACGGGCGGTTGATGACGACGCGGCCAACAGTTATCTGCCCTTTTTCGGGCTCGATAGCGTCCGCCAGGCGGCCGCGCGTCTGGTCGCGCGACAGTCGGGCCAGGCGTATGACTGGAAGACCGAATGCCTGATCAGTGCCGGCGGGCTGTCGGGCATCCTGAATGTCCTGCTGGCAACTCTGGAACCCGGCGACGAGGTCGTGCTGACCGATCCGATCTATGTCGGCCTGGTGAATCGGGTCCGTCTGGCGGGCGGAGTGCCGCGTTTTGTTCCCCTGCTCCCCTCGGCCCAAGGCTGGCGCCTGGATGTGGCGGCGCTGGCCAGCCTTGATCCCCATCCGATCAAAGCAGCCCTGCTGATGAGCCCCTCCATGCCCACCGGGGCGGTCTTCACACGGGAAGAGTGGTCGGCGCTGATCGCCTTTTGTCAGCAGGCCGAGTGCTGGCTTATCAACGACGCAGCAATGGAGCGGATTGTGTACGACGGCCGCCCGGTCGTTCATCCCGCCGCCTTCCCCGGCATGCGTGAGAGAGTCATCAGCGTCGGCTCGGCGTCCAAAGAGTATCGTATGATCGGCTGGCGGGTGGGCTGGGTGGTTGGCCCGGCTGACATTGTGGCCGATGTCGCCAGGGTCAGCATCAGCAACGTGGTGTGCCAGACCGGCCTGGCGATGGGAGCCGTTGCCACCGCCATCAATGCTCCCGACGACGGCATTGCGACCTGTGTTGAGGAGTGGCAGCACCGCCGGGCTGTGTTGCTGGACGAGCTACGCGACTTCGTGGTCATCCCGCCGCACGGTGGCTGGTCGTTTCTGCTGGATGTCTCGCCCCTGGGCCTGGATGGCGTCACGGCCTCACAGCGTCTGCTCGCCTCGGGCAAGATCGCGGCGACGCCGATGGTCAATTGGGGCAGCGCCAATAGCAAGAACTATGTACGCTTTGTGTTTGCCAACGAACCGGTTGAGCGGCTGCGCGGGGTTGGCGAACGGGTCAAACGCGCCCTGCTCTGA
- a CDS encoding glutathione S-transferase family protein, translating to MLRLYDNRLSGNGYKPRLLLAHLGRTYERIEIDILKGETRTPEFLATNPNGRIPVLELEDGTCLAESNAILCYLAEGSCFLPSDPLARAFTLQWMFFEQYSHEPYIAVARHWIQHTEMTEAQRAQLPAKQTGGRAALAVMEGHLSESDWFGGEAMTIADFSLYAYTHMAEEGGFDLTDYPAVGAWLTRVASQPGHIPMNPAPDAPTIG from the coding sequence ATGCTTCGTCTGTATGACAACCGTCTGTCTGGTAATGGCTACAAGCCGCGTCTGTTGCTCGCCCATCTGGGTCGGACCTACGAGCGTATCGAAATCGATATCCTGAAGGGAGAAACCCGGACCCCGGAATTTCTGGCCACAAACCCCAACGGCCGAATCCCGGTTCTGGAGCTTGAGGACGGAACCTGTCTTGCCGAGTCGAACGCGATCCTCTGCTATCTGGCGGAGGGCTCGTGCTTTCTTCCGTCCGATCCGTTAGCCCGTGCCTTCACTTTGCAGTGGATGTTCTTCGAGCAATATAGCCACGAGCCCTACATCGCCGTCGCCCGCCACTGGATTCAGCACACCGAAATGACGGAGGCCCAACGCGCCCAACTTCCGGCCAAGCAGACAGGCGGTCGTGCCGCGCTCGCAGTCATGGAGGGTCATCTCAGCGAATCGGACTGGTTCGGCGGAGAGGCGATGACCATCGCTGATTTCTCGCTTTACGCGTACACGCACATGGCGGAAGAGGGAGGATTCGACCTGACGGACTATCCTGCGGTCGGTGCTTGGCTGACTCGGGTAGCCAGTCAGCCAGGCCATATCCCAATGAATCCTGCGCCCGACGCGCCCACGATCGGTTGA
- a CDS encoding acyl-CoA dehydrogenase family protein gives MPTQDSADLDQILRAVHALAPQIEAAIDTMESERRLPHALAQALMQAGVFRMGAPRAYGGGQLDPMAQVRVVEELSRLNGSVGWLSMIATAASFLAAFLTPPVAQRLFGHTSSVAAGQLRPPQRADLVDNGYRVSGTWRFASGCRHASVLVCGSMVHENGQPRRLANGQPETRVMLVPVSAATISDTWHTTGMRGTGSHDFSIEDAFVPFDESPNMAEPPQCPSPLYAFPALFLVSHAGVPLGIARGALDFVQELSAQKEMLPSRRLLREDSQVQETVAWAEASLGAARSYVYATLEDLWQTLCRGDRLSPRQRAHYRLMITHSHQAAKDIVSKLYDTAATSAIFRTSPLDRHMRDILTACQHRVVHLKMYRPAGRLLLGLDPEELFF, from the coding sequence ATGCCAACCCAGGACAGTGCCGACCTCGACCAAATCCTGCGTGCCGTACACGCCCTGGCCCCGCAAATCGAGGCTGCTATCGACACCATGGAGTCCGAGCGACGCCTGCCACACGCCCTGGCCCAGGCCTTGATGCAAGCCGGCGTCTTCCGCATGGGCGCGCCCCGGGCGTATGGCGGCGGGCAGCTTGACCCGATGGCCCAGGTCCGGGTCGTGGAAGAGCTGTCGCGTCTCAACGGTTCGGTCGGCTGGCTGTCGATGATCGCCACGGCGGCCAGCTTTCTGGCCGCCTTTCTGACTCCGCCCGTTGCCCAACGCCTGTTCGGCCACACGTCCAGCGTTGCGGCCGGCCAGCTCCGACCGCCCCAGCGCGCCGACCTTGTTGACAACGGCTACCGGGTGAGCGGCACGTGGCGTTTTGCCAGCGGCTGCCGACACGCCAGCGTGCTGGTGTGCGGGTCGATGGTCCATGAAAACGGCCAGCCCCGCCGCCTGGCCAACGGGCAGCCGGAAACGCGGGTGATGCTGGTCCCGGTTTCGGCCGCCACGATCAGCGACACCTGGCACACCACCGGCATGCGTGGCACCGGCAGTCACGACTTCAGCATCGAGGACGCCTTTGTGCCGTTCGACGAGAGCCCGAACATGGCCGAACCGCCGCAGTGTCCGAGCCCGCTGTACGCCTTCCCTGCCCTGTTTCTGGTCTCTCATGCCGGGGTACCGCTGGGTATCGCGCGTGGTGCGCTGGATTTTGTCCAGGAGCTGAGCGCTCAGAAGGAAATGCTGCCCAGCCGCCGCTTGCTGCGCGAGGACAGCCAGGTCCAGGAAACCGTGGCCTGGGCAGAGGCCAGCCTGGGCGCGGCCCGCAGCTACGTCTACGCCACGCTGGAAGACCTATGGCAAACGCTGTGCCGGGGTGACAGGCTGTCGCCCCGGCAGCGCGCCCACTATCGGTTAATGATCACCCACTCCCATCAGGCAGCCAAGGACATTGTCTCAAAGCTGTACGATACGGCCGCCACCAGCGCGATTTTTCGGACCAGCCCTCTCGACCGCCATATGCGCGATATTCTGACCGCCTGCCAGCACCGCGTTGTGCATCTCAAGATGTACCGGCCGGCGGGCCGCCTGCTGCTGGGACTCGACCCCGAGGAGTTGTTCTTTTAG
- a CDS encoding 7-carboxy-7-deazaguanine synthase QueE: protein MTTPPDRLLVSEIFESVQGEGVSLGVPSVFLRLAHCNLRCGWCDTKYTWDWHAYDIRKEVREYSLDQTVDALQRLRPRNLVVTGGEPLLQQPALVSLLRRLEGWTSEVETAGTLVPDARLTAITTRWNVSPKLDNSGNPTDKRLRPEALRAFAALPNASFKFVLTAASDLAEVSDLIARFDLPSERVMLMPEATEAGRLNALARDLVEACIQYGYRLSYRLHVALWGAKRGV from the coding sequence ATGACGACACCACCCGACCGGCTGCTCGTGTCCGAGATATTCGAGAGCGTCCAGGGTGAGGGCGTCTCTTTGGGCGTGCCGTCCGTCTTTCTGCGCCTGGCCCACTGTAACCTGCGCTGTGGCTGGTGCGACACCAAATATACCTGGGACTGGCACGCCTACGACATCCGCAAAGAGGTCCGTGAATACAGCCTCGATCAAACCGTAGACGCGCTTCAGCGTCTGCGGCCGAGGAACCTGGTCGTGACCGGTGGGGAACCGCTGCTGCAACAGCCGGCTCTTGTCAGCCTGCTGAGACGGCTGGAGGGCTGGACCAGCGAGGTCGAGACCGCCGGCACCCTCGTGCCCGATGCGCGGCTGACCGCCATCACCACCCGCTGGAACGTCTCGCCCAAGCTGGACAACTCGGGCAATCCGACCGACAAGCGGCTACGGCCCGAAGCCCTGCGGGCCTTTGCGGCCCTGCCGAACGCCTCTTTCAAATTTGTCCTCACCGCAGCTTCGGACCTTGCCGAGGTGTCAGACCTGATAGCGCGCTTCGATCTGCCGTCCGAGCGGGTTATGCTGATGCCCGAAGCGACCGAGGCCGGGCGGCTGAACGCTCTGGCCCGGGACTTGGTCGAAGCCTGTATACAGTACGGCTACCGACTCAGCTATCGCCTCCACGTCGCCCTGTGGGGGGCTAAACGCGGGGTGTAG